DNA from Mugil cephalus isolate CIBA_MC_2020 chromosome 5, CIBA_Mcephalus_1.1, whole genome shotgun sequence:
tgagtTATTGCTTCAGGTTCAACGATGGTGACTGAAATGTTTGCCAAACTTTCTCAAACGATGAGTCGTACAAATGCTTGTACCTTTGAACCTCTTCAGTTAATCTTTCTTCAGTGTGGTCCGTCATTATTGATTCAAAATAATCAATTTGATAACTGTGGCGATGGAGAAACTGCCTGAtatactaaagcagaaatatgctACTGTCAAATAGCTCAATCACAGCTCTCGCAGTCTCCATCACCATGACATGTTGTTACATTTACATCTgcgtagggtctgggctgtcgcCATAACTACAGCATCAAGTAGATGCAGACGGATAAACAGCACAAAAGTTTTCAAGCAAACATCATGTAAACACAGAATGAAATAGTCAACTTGTGTGACGTATTTCCTGTTTAGCTGAAGTTAGTCTCTGTATTTGAAGccaacataaatacatttacccTAATAGAGCATTTACATACAATTTATTATgtaataaatagaaatattataaaatatagagtatatacagtacagttgCATGTTCTCTCATAGACTTTTAATGAAACAGGGTGTTCTTCTTGTGTGGTTTAGTATTGAAGACAGCATAGTGCAACCACGAATTCACCAGCCATAATGTTCTCCTCAGGAAGACTGAGTGAccaggcagggagggaggaagcaCCAAGCCCAGGGAGGAAGTGTGAGTGTTTTGCAGAGTGGGAGGGTGAGTTGGAGGACTCAAATCCTGCAATAGTCTTGAGTCAAGCAAAGACACAAGTTCTAGCAGCACAAGTATCCAGATCAGACCACAGGTGAGCTGTGCCCAGTGTGAAGTCCTGAATCTCCGAGTCTGCTGAGGCCAGCGTGACACCAGCGTGGCCTCCAGTCCCAGTAGACCCAGCAGGAGCAGAGATGCCAGGTGGTGAGTGTCAAGCAGTTGCTGACAGAGCACGTTCACAGCTTCCTTGTGCCAAAGTGATCGTGCCTCCTCGTAGCTCGCCTCCTCCATCCACCAGCCCACTGTTGCTGCCAGCCGAAGCACCCATTGCAGCAGTACGAGAGTATCTGTCAGAGCCAGTTGTCCCAGGAGAACGGTGGAGGGCTTGGTGGAGATTTGAGGGGAGTGCAGTAGCAGAAAAGCCCTCAGGCTGAACATACATCCCACCAGCAGGGGAAAGCCAGCTCCATGGGGGAACAGCAGCACTGTCACCAGCTTCAGCAGCAAGAACCGGCGCAGCCATCCTCTGGAAAGCACTCCTTCTGTCACCGAACCTGGCCAGCACTGAGAGCTTTTCTCCCAGACTGACTTCAAGACTTGATGCAATCTGCAGAGAGTTAAGACTTGGAGGTTAGCTCAGTGTGACACCACGTGCTCAACAATCTGTTGTCTGGCTGGCCCACCACACTGGTGGTTTATATCTTCCACAAATCTTCACACATTTTACCTCTAATGCAGTAGTGACATTTCAAAGTCTGGTGCAggctgtattttaaaaaaaggtaacaTGTCTAACATTGAATTGATCCATTGCTTTATGTGTAGAAGAtatcactttatttatatggctacatttcaaaaataatgaaaccacAACAAATTGGTCTAATTAATTGAAGcttatgataaaataaatcaaaaataaactgaatagcCTCTGCCAAGATACTTGGCTCAAACAGAAAAGGCTCAGTGACCTGTGATCATAAGACCTGACTAAGGGACAGTCAGAACGTTCCTGCCGGAGGATCTCAAAAAAGCAACACGGCTTGTAAAGTGTCAGATGATTAAAAACATAAGTGGGTGCCAGGATGTGTATAACTTTgaaaacaagcaataaaatcttaaaatatatCCAAGAACAATTGGTAAGCGGTGAAGGCCGGCAAGAGTTTGAGTGGTTAAAGTGGTCTCTGGGTGAAAAGATGTTGTCTGAAACAATATAGATATTACACCAACTTTTACACCCCTTATtcttattaattaatttcatgtCTGTAATGTAGAGCTGTCCCTCTTCAGCCAGAGCTGCTTTTTATCCAAAAGACTCCTAACGGCAAATTGAATCTTTTTGTGTGGCACTCACCTGTGTAAAGGTAGAAAGTTGAGGCTGGAGGTCATTTTCCTGTTTCACCTGAATGTGGGCTGAACTGCTTTATTTCTAACCCTTCATCCTTGCCTGGCTCTAATACAAAAGTGTGTGAGGAGTCCCTTCTCCTCGCCCGTCTTTATCACCCTTATCCTTGCTTAAGCTCAACTGCCTCAGTTTACAAATGCCTTCACCTCTCTAAAGGATATAGACTTCATCTGACTCACGGTGGAGAATCTGTGCCTGAGGGTGTTTTCTGAGCATGCTGATATGAGTTTAGACCTGTACGCACAACACAGAGCCGTGACGAGTAATCGTTCTGTGGAAGAATTTACGACAGAGGCGGGTTGCaaaacttttttcctttctaaACTTCCTTAATTTTTCTTGGCATaatttcaacaaggtgttggaaacattgcTCAGAGATtctggtccatattgacatgataacatcttgcagttgctgcagatttgcaaatttcccattccaccacatcccaaaggtgctctattggattgagatctggtgactgtgggagcCATTGgggtacagtgaactcattgtcatgttcgaGAAACCaatttgagatgatatgaggtttgtgacatggtgcattatcctgctggaagtagccgtcagaagatggtccactgtggtcataaagggatggacatggtcagcagcaATACTTAGgaaggctgtggcatttaaaccatgctcagtttgtactaaggggcccaaagtgtgccaagaaaatgtcCCCTCACACCATTATACCACCACCATGGGCCTGAACCAAaatctgaccctgccatctgaatgtcgcaaCTGAAATCAaaacttgtcagaccaggcaacggtttcccaatcttctattgtccaattttggtgagcctgtgccaactgtagtctcagtttcctgtttttaactgacaggagtggcacacagtgtggtcttctgctgctgtagcccatcttcttcaaggttcaaggtGTTCtacattcagagatggtattctccattccttggttgtaacgagtggttatttgagttactgttgactttctatcatctccaaccagtctgcccattctcctctgacctcttacatcaacaaggcattttcgtccacacagctgccgctcactggatattttctctttttcggaccattcccTGTAAACCCTACAGATGGGTGTGCATGAAAAtctcagtagatcagcagtttgtgaaacattcagaccagcccatcaggcaccaacaaccatatcacgtttaaagtcacttaaatcccctttcttccccattctgatgtttggtttgaacttcagcaagttgtcttgatcaccccAAATGCCTAAATgaattgaactgcagccatgtgattgactatttgtgttaacaagcaatcgaacaggtgttcctaataaagtggccgctTTCGAAGAACCCTTTAATTTCAGCTTACATCAAACCAATAACTGCATGTAAACAGAGGAAGTAAGGGGCTTTTCCCAGCATGTTGTCTCTGATTCAGATTACATAGCTATCCGCATGTGATGACGGTGTATGTGGAAGTTGTCTTAGCGGAAGGCGTATCCACAACAGCTAGGGTGTGATCACCAAAACAACACACCTTAGTCATTCTGCCAAACAATATCATGTAATGTCTTCTAAACTGACTAACCACTCGAGGCACTATAAGATTATTGCTTAATTCAAGCCTTTATAAAATCAacccacgtttttttttttttggctgtatGAGTAAAAAGAACAGGTTTGTCAACACTCTTCAGATTTATTCGTGGGAAAATAGATATGAGCaccatatttacatatatatatatataaacctgtAAGTTTCATCGAAAGCTGATTCATACTGCAAATTGACACAGTCAGTCTGTATTATAAAGTGTTAATCACTCTATGATAAAACAGGTGGTTTTACGTTTAATACGGCACACTTTGTTTATCTGGAAATGTGCATGAGTAAGCTTGCATCAAACTAGACATGAGTATGTGTGTATGCCTTTGCTAAATTTAACAGGAgatatgttaaatatgtttagaGTCTGTTAAAAGCCACGGGGCTGGGGCAGGAAATTGGAGTTGAAGGGTATAAAAGAGACAATACCACACATCTGTGAGGTGATAAAGTAAGTGTACCTCTAGAATTACAAGTTTATAAAATTCAAtaccatctgttcagaagtgttttcaATCAGTGTAATAAGACTCATGTGTCGCTCAGTGCTCCAATTTTGTTTGAGAAAATCTCGGATATTTTCCAATCTGAGCtacacaacacatgtttgtggaagcGTGAGATGCACGGacaaaggagattttttttttaagatcacAGGAAAACAGTTGTTGCTGCTCATCAGGATGGAAAAGTTTAACCACCTCTTAAGAGTTTGGAATTCGGAAATCCGCAGCCAGACAGATTGGGAACAAATGGAAGAGTTTAAAGAAGACTGTAAAGCCTCCGAGTGAGTGGTCGATCGACAAAGATCTCTCCTAAACAAAGCCTCATAATAGTCTGAGAGGCCACAAAGGAACTTTTAAACAGCTAAAAGCCTCACTCACGTTGGctagtgtttatgtttatgaaaCCACCAGCAGGAGAACAACCATCGCGTGCACAAACACGACTCTCcgaaaagaacatttctgacCGTCTGCACCTGCAGGCAAGCTAGAAGAATATTGGGAAGAAATTTTGCGGTCAGATGAGACCAAACTAGAAAGTAGAGCCTCCTTGTTGGTAAACTAGTGCATGAGAAAATGTAAGACCTCATGATCTGTGGACCACGGTGGTGATGATGtcttgtttgggcctgttttgccGCATCTGCGTCAGGTTGATGGATTTTGAATTATACcagtgaaatttaaaagaaaatgtcaagacTTGGCaatcttaagagaaactggGACGTGCAGGAAGACCATGACCCTACACACACAAAGTCCTGACGTTAATCCAGtagcatagaatagaatagaatagaatagaatagaatagaatagaatagaatagaatagaatagaatagaatagaatagagggTAGGcgtgtgatgtcacagccagcaAAATCTCCGTGGTTACAgtcactgagtggcaaaaagtgacagttgatcatggagataagcagcattagtttgaaccaCAGGCTTTAACaccatctaaactgtaaaaaggTGTAGagttgttgtgtgattgactgtaccaGCAGAAAAGTAGtcagagaaatattttttacagatagaaaagagaagtaaatggatcgctgcattacaaagaaacaactggaatccaggcaccgaaacactggtgttgtggttcacatctaGTGTcaagtaatattaatttatgctggattttttgatgaaatcataacttaagttacttcttaagttacgttctggagggctggaGATAAATTTGTTGGTGTCACTGTTTTGGCGTAGTCATATcagacagtaactatttcagttcaaacaatataaaacaataaacagaatatttatgatccctcctcgtcgtcctttcAACGTTCGgttggacgctacagtattgtgtgGATAACGtaacttctcagtaaagctcttagcgttagcatcttttatttagctccaTTTATGATAActgaaatgatctaaaactaagttaaactaactgaaactgaggctaatccacttttccaaatccatatgtgttcgtatggatcattgtcgagtccaattgcccttaatttgatctgataatccacatttttcccggtctcgctgtttttactgatacatttcacctaACAGCTTTAGGGTTGACACTACGATGACGATGACACTACACGTATCATCGTTTCACGCACAGTTAATGACTTCACTGTTGTCGCATCGTTATGTGTCAGACTGCCAAGGCTCCTCTGGTTATTATGATTTCCCCGTTACTAAACCGGGATGATTTTTAAGcaaatatgtgtaaaaaaaataaataaatatatatatatattaatacatatatatataataaacaaacattttttcatcAAAACTCTAAAATATGTCTCACACTGGGTATTCAACATATGCACTGTGGACACACATGGATATCTATTTACTTTTAGAGACGTGAAAACGTTGCCCGAAAGGCTTCTGAACCTTCTTGCACTCGTCATAAATCAGCTGATTTTAATGAGAAGAAACCGGCTTAACTTGCTTGGTACAGCATGTCAAATTGTGCTTCATGGGAAATTTGGAGTCCTCTATATGGGGCATTGAGTTTGATCACCAAGGTTTCAGACGCCACGTCATTGTTTGTGTCTCCCTTAGTCCTTCGCCTGTTTGTCCTGTCTCATGCCAGAAGACCCTGCCTTGTCTTGCCAAGTCTTTGTTTACCTCAAGCTTTTGTTATTTCCCTCGATTATTTGATACTtggttatttttacttttagacTTTTAGGCTTTAGAGGACTTTTTTCCTCATTGTGAGTGACTTGTTCTAGTATTTTCTTTTCGTCGTAGagagtgagtttgtgttttcttactcatttattttattatactgttttttttttttgccccatgTTGAATGCGTTTTAGTTattctcagaaataaaaacagttttgaaCATCTTACAGTCGTGCATTTGGGTTCGAGCCTTGCACAGTTGTGAGAAtagtcttatcttatcttgccTGTGATCTcaataaaaaatctaatcaacaCTGCATACGTTTctcatagtgtgtgtgtgtgtgtgtgtgtgtgtgtgtgtgtgtgtgtgtgtgtgtgtgttttctcgtACAGCTAtttttctgaggaccagtttgagttttacaccatcaaATTGAGGACAGTTATGCAATGTGAAGACATTTTGGTCCGTCCTCACATCTCTATGAGGCTTTTTAAGActtagttttagggtaaaggtggTGAGGGTAAGGCTGCACTAtggcaggggtgtcaaactcatgttaCTTTAGGGGCCACGTAGAGAACAAcatgatctcaagggggccagaccttcaaataatgacaacttcaaatgtttccctttgttttagcacaaagaagtacattatgaaagtgtttatatttaatgcCCTGACTATTACAAAATCAATGAACAACTATATGTTtcgaaaaagaagtgcaatttctctatgtctcaatgttgtgttatgtccacacctgttactaaaattgtgtgaaaggAAGTAAAACATTTAGTTGGAAATTTTGCAGTGaatgtcttcagtgtaattttaaTCCCGCGGGCCAGAtcggaccctctggcgggccacTTTTGAcccgcgggccatatgtttgacacctgtgcacTATGGCAACCATCGTactcacaaagatagccatacaaacacgtgtgagtgtgtgtgtgtgcacacgtgaagacaaaaacataaagtatATTTACAGATGACAAGATAAATGCTCCAGATGATTTCAGGGAATACGCCCATGATGCATCAAATTATCATGAAGTCACAGCTGGGACAAATGACTTCATGCAGGAGATGGCTACCAGATAGGATTGATTCAGAATCATGCCACAGTCAGTGCAgacaacttctttttttttttgctgctttaacCAAAAAGCAGAAACTGGTGCGTGCCTCATTCCGTCCTCTCTGGACAGTATGACTcactattatttttaataaagtggaaaatattttttatctcttggtgtgtgtgtatactatttgcgtgtgtgtatgCTCAGCTATTTAGCTTCCTCCAGGCTGAATAACCAAACAAGGAGCGGAGAGATCgatatactgtaaatactgCATACAATTACGCAACGTTGCAGCAGGTGAAGAGGTAGTTTGAAGAAACTGGATCTTATCATTTGACGTTTGCAACAATACTGAGAAATGACATTCTATGCATAAAATTTCCTTTCAACTCATACTGCATGAATATGCTCTGAAATACAGACGTGTTATTACATCCGCTAGCAGACTACCTGCCTGTATAGTCTTAGCACAGTGGAAACCACAGTCTttacgttgtgtgtgtgtttcaactTTGTGAAACTCTCCACTAAACTGCTGAGATAAACGGTAAATTTCAGAGATAAGTGACCTACATAATCATCTCAGTCAGCACGGTGCTCTGCCACAGTCGCATAACGGGCCAACTGAACTTCAAATTATGCATTTACTGTAAACATGTGTCTGCCGACCCAGAGTTGTTTGGCTTTCAAATAAACTGCAGAGACGTGTCTGTTTGTTCACATTGGATCCACcgcattttaaaaatgattttgggGCGGACAGTGGTGCAGGTTGACAACTTCCCGGCCGACCATGCGAAAAACATGCGAACTCTTACCTCGAACAGGTGTTGGTGACTGACGTGTATTGGGTCAGGACAAAAGGAAACAGCTGCGCTCTCTTTTCCATGAAAGGGCAGAGGCCTGCAAACCGGCCTGTAAACAAAAGTTAACAAGTGCTCATACTTCACCGGGCAGCACAAGAGGTTTGTCAGCACCTCTCAAAACAACTATTTCCTCATCCTTCATAGTTATTAAAATTCTGGCTAAAtctattttaaacatttgtatCAAAACACCATATTGCTTATACCCACATATCACTGGATTCTACTGTTTTAGTGTCGTATTATTCTGTTTTCTAAAAAGAAACTTTATGCCACCCAAGGTTTACTACCAAACAGCAGACAAAGACACTAGCGTTTAAAAGCTAAATAGACTGTATCTTTTACTCAGTCTCGGTGAATACCAAGCTATGATAAGAGCAAATATTTGCCACGTGACATGGCAAATTGAACTCAAAGAGAACTGTGCGCTCACAAGCTGCTAATTTAAATCAAGCCGAGTTTATTAAACTTACACGTTCAGAGAAGAGGCATTAATGAGAAATCTGTGTTGACTATCAGCACATGAAAACCACAGTCCCTCCAGTCTTTACTGAGGTGCCGTCTCCTTTTGTACACATAAGACGCTACATCCTGTCCTCCAGGAGCAAGGCAAATCAGCCAGTTCGCACACTATGGCATGTTAATCGAAACCAAACCAACCATTTGGAAATTCTCACTGTAagaacagtttgtttgtttttctctcagcaCAGCCTGTCCTTGTAAAACACCTACGAGCCACTGAGGTGTTATTTTAAGTGTGCGCAAGCATCTTGGCCTGCCCTGTGACCAAATTATACTTGAGGCATTTCgcaaacaattttttttttttttaaggataagTAAACAACCCATTTTTTGTCAGTTACTCTAAATACCTGGGTACATAGATGATccatgcaaatgaaaacaaggAGTTGCCAGAGGGATGCACTTAGTTTATTAAGCTTCTCAGCCTCCCACCCACATGATTGGATTTTGCAAAGCGCTGCAATTACGAGCCACAAAGAAACCTCACGAAAGCGAAGTCAACTCGACCACCGCCTGTTGTGCGCCACGTACAGATGCAGGCAGGTGGTAGCATTCGTGCTAATCCGTGTACATTCACTGGAATCCACCTTGTCTAAATTGAATTTGCTTAATGAACTGATTGATCTTACGGGTAAATAGAGTctctttgctgttgtttcatCCATGGGCGCCCTGATCAGGGAAATTGTTATTACGCCTTATCGGCAATATGATTACAATCACTGTAGTCAATAAACAATTAGGTCGCACGAAGAAAAGTTTTGCATGGTAAATGGACTATGTGAGTGTGGGGAAGTAAAAGTGGCTCAGTTGTTTTCTTCAGGGACCTCAAGATGGCCCTACTCAGAAACTTCAAATGCACTTTCAGCCGCTCTCAAAAGGGTCAAATCACTTCTCATTCTTCGCACTACATCCTTAATCCTTAATGCACTATCAAGTTCATAGTATAACAATTCTAAGATCACATTGCGCCCTGAGTGTAAATGCGGTTGAATGTTTATCTTTTCTGCTGCCAAACCGCAAACTGAGTTACAGATGAATTATCTGCTGAAAAGCCACACGAGCTCCTCAGTTGTGAAAATGAGTTTGAGCCTATTTCCACTGCAATATCCTCACTACATTATCTAACTGTAAACCACAATCATTAGCAACTTACTGAGGAAACTAGAAGGGGAAAAAGGTGATTGCTTTAGTTGATCAAATTATTATCTCCTCTATTTGCCAGCTCGTCCGTATTATCGCCATCAGATCGCAGACTGGTCTTGACAGAGTGCTGTTGTCATGTTTGTACATGACAGCTGCAGAGCAGCCTCAGCAGTTCTCTGTGTGTActgttattttaagtgtttttccGTGTAAATAAAAGGTGGCGTGTTACTTGCAGGTAATGTAAACGATATCATTTTGCAAGTTCAACATAGACTTTGATCAGAACAGGTCAGATGAGGAAACAGCACCGGACACAGAAACTTAATATGTTGAAGAGAGGAGAAGGTGTTTGTGTTGCAACTCAAAGTTCTAACTTAAATAACTTCCCCTATCTCAGTctgacaaaaatgcaaatggagTATGTTGTGCACATAGCAAGGCTTGTTGAGGCAGGAAAATGAGTAGCACTTAACTCAATACAGGCAAATGGGATAATGCACTACAATTAACAACGTCCAGCGCGGACAAATAACAGATGCCACTTACTACGCTAAGTATTGGTgcgcctctttctctctctctctcttttttttttttttttacattctctgaTTTACCAGTAATGTGGGGCTGCATGGTGTGTGATGTCACTGAGGCTGATGCTGTGGAAGTTCAGTTGAAGAGTTTGGCCAGTCCTACTTTGGAAAGCGTGCTAGCAACTTAGGGTCTGAGGAGGCAGCGCCATCCTACTACTGCTGCGACAACTGCCAAATGAGGCGGAGAGCCAGAAGAGACTCACTCTGAAGCTGAAGCAGCGCTGCTCTCGTGCACATAAACACCAGACAACCAGGCACAACGACTGCTCTGTTTTGGCATCAAGCAGAAGTCCAGGGGTAAGGAAAATTTAAAGAATGCACATTTgtaaaaaagtgaaagtgatactttactggtgttttttttttttattatttttattttactcttgtTAAGGATAGTGACTCACAAAGAAGTCAAGGAATGACATGCATGTATGATTTAATGTTTGAGCAAAGCAAATATGTCAGTTAATTTCTTTAATGCATGCATTCACGTAGctcgggggaaaaaaaagtctgtgagaAGGaacggatgaatgaatgaatgcacgatttaatttatattaatcACTTGATGCACACGTTGTTCAGTGTAAATACAATCATGCATTAACAAGTTTCGACTAAATGTATAAGGTTCCGTTTCATCTGATGCATTTTTTATCATTGAAGGCAGTAAGAAATAAGTTTCCATAAATGGCATTGGTGTTTTTAGTTGAGGCTGCCAGACGGTGCAGCTTGTCCGCAGGTTCCCCCATTATTTATCATCTGATCTACAGACAGATATGACTATTTGGCATCAGTCCTTTCATCACAATTGATTCTGTCCAGCATTATAGCATTATTCATACAAGTCAAATTGCATCtcaggacagagacaaacaattctcattttccttttcatacCCGCAAAAACACTCAGAACCTTTTGTCATGTGACAGGATAAAGGTCTATCACGGTTATctgcttcctgtgtttcctccagTGTCTGCACGGCAGCAGAA
Protein-coding regions in this window:
- the LOC125008274 gene encoding uncharacterized protein LOC125008274; this encodes MTSSLNFLPLHRLHQVLKSVWEKSSQCWPGSVTEGVLSRGWLRRFLLLKLVTVLLFPHGAGFPLLVGCMFSLRAFLLLHSPQISTKPSTVLLGQLALTDTLVLLQWVLRLAATVGWWMEEASYEEARSLWHKEAVNVLCQQLLDTHHLASLLLLGLLGLEATLVSRWPQQTRRFRTSHWAQLTCGLIWILVLLELVSLLDSRLLQDLSPPTHPPTLQNTHTSSLGLVLPPSLPGHSVFLRRTLWLVNSWLHYAVFNTKPHKKNTLFH